A region of Lycium barbarum isolate Lr01 chromosome 3, ASM1917538v2, whole genome shotgun sequence DNA encodes the following proteins:
- the LOC132630191 gene encoding uncharacterized protein LOC132630191, producing MGKSIGARRCQNQGKIDRCKEVSIQGKIDQCKEMSIQGKIKLDRPENEDFPPSTSAVNENVASRSLVVNEEENSSVQEGVNSRENRPVQGGVNSRENRSVQGGVNSRENRPVQGGVNLRENRHVQGGVFKGISTSAMRCHFKGKSTGARRSGVNSRENRPVQGGVNSRENQPVQGGVKFNSVKFKGKSTSARRCQFKGKSTGARRCQFKGKST from the exons GAGGTGTCAAAATCAAGGTAAAATCGACAGGTGCAAGGAGGTGTCAATTCAAGGGAAAATCGACCAGTGCAAGGAGATGTCAATTCAAGGGAAAATCAAACTAGACCG aCCGGAAAATGAAGATTTTCCTCCATCTACTTCGGCGGTGAATGAAAATGTCGCTTCTAGATCTCTGGTTGTTAACGAGGAAGAAAATTCTTCTG TGCAAGAAGGTGTCAATTCAAGGGAAAATCGGCCAGTGCAAGGAGGTGTCAATTCAAGGGAAAATCGGTCAGTGCAAGGAGGTGTCAATTCAAGGGAAAATCGACCAGTACAAGGAGGTGTCAATTTAAGGGAAAATCGACATGTGCAAGGAGGTGTCTTCAAAGGAATATCGACCAGTGCAATGAGGTGTCATTTCAAGGGAAAATCGACCGGTGCAAGGAGGTCAGGTGTCAATTCAAGGGAAAATCGACCGGTGCAAGGAGGTGTCAATTCAAGGGAAAATCAACCGGTGCAAGGTGGTGTCAAATTCAATAGTGTCAAATTCAAGGGAAAATCGACCAGTGCAAGAAGGTGTCAATTCAAGGGAAAATCTACCGGTGCAAGGAGATGTCAATTCAAGGGAAAATCAACCTAG